The nucleotide sequence AGCCGAAGCAATGAATTCCTGTACAGGACCGATGGATAGGGTTAAAACGTATTGAGTCATTTCGTTTTCTCCAAAATCTGTTTTACTTCTGGACTACTGTTCGGCAACATAATCACCATGCCATGCCATTGACCACTATCATAAACGGGGCGGCTGAATATGGTTGCCAAATGTCGTGAATATTCATCATTACGTCCAAGCAGTCGGCGAAACTCTGTTTTATCTTTACGTCGTGTTTCTTTCCATTCATTGATTGCATCGATCCAAGCATCTTTGACTTTTTTATCGCTACCTAAAAACAAAATTTTGCAACCCAATTCACGCATTTCTTCAGTTGGAACCAGTTTTATACCTTCAGCCTTAAAAGCACCGCAACCACGCCGAGTGCGCCCACCTAGCCCTCCTAAAGTTACCCACCAGCGTAAAGTTTCCAAAACCTGCTGCTTATCTGTTTCGTTTGTCTTTTCACTCAAACGCCATTGCACAATCCATTGCAAGCCTTCTTTGCCCAATTTCATTTCAGGTAGTCCTGTCTTCGTCTTGCGTGCTGTAAACAACGCATAGCCTAAAGGATCGTTTAAACCTTTTGCATAATCAGAAAGTGAAGCTTCTTTCAGTTTGTTTTGTATCTGTACACGTAAAAATACTAAACTTGCCGCAGCCTCTTCGCCAATACCCCCCCATAAACGAAACTCTGCTTCACGCAACCTTTTCCCGCTCAAATTCCATTTTTGCTGAGCCAACAATCGCCACCAAAAACGCAGTTGCCCGCGAATTGCGGTTACGCGCACGGGCAATTTATCATCACTTTCACGCGCCACTACACCACCACCATGCAAAGGTGTAACCAACTCACAGTAAATTTCCTGCCATTCTTCCTTGCTTTCAGGCAATTCTTTGGGCGGTTCAAAACCGGGGATCAGCAAAGCCATTTCTTTATCCTTTATTATTTAATCAATAAGTTGTCTTTATAACAGAACCAGTAAAACTTTTCATCACGCACAAATTTGTCAGGTCATGTTCCAATATGCTTGGTATGCCGACAAACCCGCCTTATTCCTTTTTTGTTAATCCGCCATACAAGGGATTTTAATTGTGATTTACTATAAAATGATGCTTTCTTAAAGGAAGATACCCCTTCCAAATGTTTCAACACACAAGGCTGCACATAAGGCGCCGCCCTACCAGAAGGGGTTACGCCCCTCCCAAACAAACCCAAATCCTACCGCCCCGAAGGACGGGGTTTCAACCATTAAGGAAATTCTGATGAATCCGCAAAACGAAACGGCCATTTTGTCTTTTTGGCACAAGCTGGAATTTTTCACGCCTTTCGATGCAAAAATCCAAGAGGGAAAAGATAAAACAAACAAAACCCTTACGCTTGACCAATTATCCAAACTTGCCGTCGGCGGACAAAAAAACCTATCTGTTACCCAACTGCTGAAATCCGAATATCCCAATCAATATCTCGTTTGCTCAAAAATTTATCTCAACTTGTTTGATTTTGGCTGTTTGAGCAAAAGTATTCAAAATCTGCTGCAAGAACAGTTGAGTGAAAATGAGCAATATACCCAAGAAGCCATGAGCGCCGATAAAGGCGAAACGTGTTATGCCAGATTACCAATCAACGACACAGGCGAGTTCGACCCCGCAAATATAGAAATCTCAACCGCGCCTTGGGCAGTGGGTTTTAGTATGGCGAAAGGTTTGGACAGTTTGAATTTTGAAGCGTTTGAAACAGATTGCAGCAAGCTGTTGGAGAAGCTGGACGAATTGTGCAAACAGCATTTAGCCGTGCAGAAAATTGAACAGCCCGAAGTAATACGGGCCGTACTGTCTCCCGCCTTGCTGCTGGACATTGCAGGCCGCCTGAAAGAATGGGCATACGGTTACTGTCCCGAACCTATGCCCACAATCCGTATCATTTCCGAATGGCAGGAACAACCGAAAAAATCCTCCGATAAAACGCCAAAAGATCAAAAGCACGCCGAAAGAAACGGACAAAATCATAAAAGCGATGAAGACGTCGATAACTTGCCCGATGAAGAAATCGGCATTTTAAACAGTTTCTACGCGCAGGACATCCACAGTATCATCCGTCAAATCGGTGAAGGTCAAAGCAGCGCGGCATTGTCGGCTTATCTCGGCACGAAACCCGACCGGCCCGCAACCGATTTGTACGGCACGGAAGGTAACAAAATCATTTGGCGGCATTTACGCCCCAAATATTGGAACAGGGGGCGCTGGTTAAGTGAGCCGCAGCACGGTTTAAGCCTGATGCAGCAGTTTGCGGTAAATACATTCTTTCTGGAAGGCGAACAGCCGGTTTTTTCGGTAAACGGCCCGCCGGGAACAGGGAAAACCACTTTGTTGCGCGATATTTTTGCCGAAAACATCGTGCGCCGGGCCACACGGCTGGCCGAATTGGCAACGGCGAAAGATGCTTTTTCGGGTACTGAAAAAGTAAACGGCTCAACCGTTTCCCGCCTCAAGCCGGAATTGGCGGGATTTGAAATGATTGTGGCATCATCCAACAATGCCGCGGTGGAGAATATTTCCCGCGATTTGCCGAAGAAGTCATCACTGGGTGCAACCTATTGTACAGGCAACCATCCGAGCTATGTTTATTTGGACAAAATTGCGCGCAACCTGTTTGCCAAAAATAAGCAGAAATACGATGCCCTGCCGCCTGATGACGATACTTGGGGATTGTTTTCTTGTGCCTTGGGCAAAAAAGGCAATCGGGAGAAGGTACGGCAGGGATTGTTTTTCGTCCCCCAAAATCATGACGAATGCAAAGGATACGATGAAGCGCTGCACCAAAGCATTTGGAAATGGCGCAGCGGTTATCAAGGTATTTCGTTTGCCCAAGCACAAGAAAACTTCAAACGGCAACTCGATATTGTCGAGCAGAAATTGAATGATTTGGACGACTATTTCATTCTGCACGAAGAAACCGTCTTAAATCCCGAAACAAACCAAGCCGCATTGCAACAACAGTACGGCACATGTGCCAAGTCCGTCCAAACCGAAAAGGAAAAACTGAATGACGCCCGGCAGACACGGATAGAAACCCAAACGGCCGAACTGCAAGGCATTCCGGTTCATTCGGACTTTATCCTAGCCGTATCCGATGCGAAAAGCAGGCTGCAAGCCGCAACCCAAAAGGTAAGCATGCCTTTAACGGATGAAGACGGCGAACAGCGCGCCTATTGGCAGAATCAAATCGAATCGCTGAAACACAGTTATCCAGGCTTCTTCATGCGCCTGTTTAAGCGCAAACAGTGCAGGGAGCATCGGGAACGCCTGGCGTATTGTTACGAACAATTGTCGCAACTGCATTTGGCCGCCGACAAACGCAAAAAATCAGCCAAGCAGGAATATGAACATTGCACACAGGCGGTGCAGGCTGCCCAAGCGGCGCTGTTGCAAGAACAAAAACGGGTGTACCAAAAAGAAATAACCGCTGCCGAAAATGCCGAAAAAGTGGCAGAAGGACGTTTGAAAGCGGCACAGCGGCAATTGGAACAAGTCGGCATACGGCTGGCACAGCGGCAAGAGAAATGGAATGCCTATCGGCAATACCAAAACCGGTTTGCACATATCAGGCTGCCTGAAAAATACGATGAACTGCAAAACGATGACTTTCAAATCGCGGGTTTGTGGCAGGACAACGAATTAAACGACGCCCGCAGCCGTTTATTCGGCTGCGCCTTGCAGTTGCACGAAGCATGGCTGGCGGAAGTCGCCATTAACGGCGGCGGGTTTGGCAGAAACCTGGTCTTAATCAGCAAATTCCTGCAAGGCAGTGCCGGATTGAACAAAGAACAAACGCTGTTGATTTGGCAGAGCCTGTTTATGGTGATTCCCGTGGTATCCAGCACTTTTGCATCGTTTGCACGGCAGTTCCGCGATGTGGGCGCAGGCTGCTTGGGCTATTTGTTTATAGATGAAGCCGGTCAGGCGGTTCCGCAGGCGGCAGCGGGCGCAATCTGGCGTGCCAAACACGTCATGGCGGTAGGCGACCCCATCCAAATCGAACCGGTCTTTACCACACCGCCGCCATTGGTTCGTACCCTGGAAAGGATTGCCGCCCTGCCCGACTGTGCCAATGTCTCGCCGACCGAGGTTTCGGTACAGATATTGGCAGACAGGTGCAATGCCTTTGGCGCATCCGTTTTGCGCAAAGGAGAATCGGATGCCACATGGATAGGAAGCCCCCTGCGCGTCCACCGCCGCTGTGCCGACCCCATGTTCGGCATCGCCAACCAAATTGCTTACGACAACAAAATGGTTTTCGGCAATACCGATCCTGCCAAACGCCTGCCGCCCAAACAGGATTTTTATTTGGGAAGCAGCAGCTGGGTTCAGATAGCCGGTGAAGCGGCATCGCGGCAATTTGTTCAGGAACAGGCTGATTTGGTGATACGGATGCTGACCGAAATTGTGCGGCATTCAGGCGGCCTTCCCGATTTATACATCATTACGCCTTTCAAGCAGATTAAAACCGAATTGTGCAGGCAGATTGCCGGCAATGCCGCATTAAAAACCATAAAAGGCCTGCAACAATGGTGCAGGATGCGCATCGGCACGGTACATACTTTTCAAGGTAAAGAAGAAAAAATGGTTTGGCTGGTTTTAGGCTGCGATGCAAAAACGGACGGTGCGGCACAATGGGCGGCAGGAAAACCGAATCTGCTGAATGTGGCGCTTACCCGTGCCAAGCATTATGTGTTTGTGATTGGCGATAAAGACCTTTGGGCGGGCAAAAAATATTTTGATGTTGCTGCAAAAAATCTGCCGCAAATCGATGCGCGGGAATTTTATTCACGGGCGGAACAGCTCTCAGACGGCTAGGCCCCGCACAACGAAATCTCAGCAAAATTTCCTTAATGATTGAATGCGGGATAGGCAGGGCCGCCTGTTTATCTATCTTAAGCAATTAATATTAAATGTTTCAACCCACAGGGCTGCACATAAGGCGCGGCCCTGTGAAATAAAAAGGGGCTGTACTAGATTAGCAGATATGTTACCCTCAAAATAGGTATGGTAGTGAGCATCAGGATTGCCATATTCTATTCACTCCATGTTCTTTTTCTGACGGCATAAAACGGATTGAGTGACCCTATCCCCAAAATCAACGGGTGGGCGTTGTGTGGTACTTCGCGGCGGCAATATATCCGCTCCTTTTCTGTTTCCAGTATCAGGCAATCGCCTCAATTCCCTTGTTCTTAACGATAGTAAGCAGCTTTAAAGCCGCGCCGCTTGGCTTTTTGATACCCCGCTCCCATTCGGAAACTTGGTTTTTGCCGATGTTTAGATACATGGCAAAAGCGGCTTGAGATAATGCTTCACGCTCTCTGATTGCCTTGATGTCTTCGCCGCTCAATGGTTTGATTTCGGTCAGGCATGATTTGTCAAAATCGCGCATTGTTTTTTTGTCAATAACACCGATGTCGTGAAGTCCCTGCATGGTTTCATGTATTGCTGCGAAAATCTCGCTTTTGTATTTCATGGCTGTATCTCCGTGAAAGTGCCGTTTGATTTGGCTTGTTCTATGTCGGTTTCCGTCATTGCCAAGATGATGGCGGCGGCTTTCTTTAATTCTGCAAGTTCTTTATCTGTGATGTTTTCTCGGTCGTTCTTGGCAAAGGCAGTCATGAAAAACGCCCGTTCCCCACGCCTGAAAAATATCAGACTACGATAACCGCCGCTTCTGCCTTGTCCTTGCCTAGCTATGCGCTGCTTGATAACACCGCCGCCTAAATCTGCGTCTATCACTCCTTTACCTGCCCGCTCTACCGCTTCTATCAGATCGGAATCGCTGATTTTGTGCTTCTTGGCAAATTTCGTTATCCACTGGTTTCTAAATATCCGCATGGTTTTCTTTCGTAATGCTTAAGATGATAGTTTATTCTGCCGTTTCCTGCAATATGCCTGAATGTGCTTTCAATTCATCAAGATAATCAGCCCATGCCTGCACCATATCGGCGCGTTGTTCTAAATATTTCGCATGGTTGTAGGCTGCTCTTGTCGTGTTGGGGTCTTTGTGGGCTAGTTGCCTTTCTACCCAATCGGCGTTATAGCCCATCTCATTCAATATCGTGCTAGCTGTATGTCTAAAGCCGTGCTGTGTGGTTTTTTCCAAGAATCCTAAACGGTCTAATGCTTTCCGTATTGCCCCTTCGCTCAAGGGCTGTTTTTTGCTGGTGTTGTAAAACACATATTCATAATGCCCCGTTACGGGTTTCAAGCCGTCAAGTATTGCTAAGGCTTGGCGGCTCAAGGGGACAATATGGTCTATCTTGTTTTTCATGTTTACGCCGTCTTTATAGTATTGCTGCGCCTCCCAATCAATTTCACACCAGCGCAATAAACGCAATTCGGCAGGGCGGGCAAACACATAAGGGGAAAGCTGCAATAGGGCGCGTGTTTGCGGAAAACCTGTGTAACCGTCAAAAGCCCGTAACACTTCGCCTAGCTTTTGTGGGTCTCTAATGAAGCGGTAATGTTTCTGCTCCACTTTTGCCAATTCCCCCCGCAATTCGGCGGCGGGATTGAACAGGCTCAAGCGAAGTTTCACGGCATATTTGAAAACTTGATTTACTACGTCATAAACTTTCTGTACCTTGTCATATTTCCCCGCCGATTCCAGCCTCTGCAACAGTCCTAAAACCTCAAGCGGCATGATTTCGTCTATTTTGCGTGTTGCAAGGTCAGGGAAAATATGAAGCTCAAGACTGCGGATAACTCTTTGTGCATGGTCGGGCTTCCATTTATTCGGCTTCGCTACTTGGTCGCTGTGCCATTTGCGCGCAATAGCCTCAAATGTGTTTTTTTGCCGCTCTGCCTGCCTCTGTACTTTGTCTTGCTGGTGTAGCTTAGGGTCTATCCCTTTTGCTATCAGTCCGCGCAATTCTTCGCGTTTTTCTCTTGCTTCTTTTAAGCTGATTTCAGGATAGACACCCAGTGGCATTTCATCGCGTTTGTTGTCGCTTGGTCGGTAGTAACGAAAACGCCAGTATTTGCCGTTTCCCCTTGCTTGAAGATATAACCCTCCACCGTCTGATAATTGATTCGGCGGTTGTAGTTTTTTGCATTGGCTATCTGTAAGCGGTAGCGTCTGTTTAGGCATTTTTAATCCAGTTTGGGGTAACTTTTAAAAACTCATTAAGCCATTGTTAATAATTGGTTTTATGGATTTTTTGGGTAACTTGTTTAAAAAAATAGGACTAATCTGCCTACTTTTTGGGCTTGTTTTTTGGGTAACTCATGAAAAGTTACCCTATAAATTGCGAAAACTCAATCATACGCCAGCATATTTAAGGTAACAAAAAAGCCTTGAAACCGTTAAGGCTCAAGGCTTTATGCGTATTACAGGATACTGCTGAAAATAGGGTATGGTGGAGGCGGGGGGAATTGAACCCACCTAGCCCGTAACCAGTAGTATGTGTATAGACAAACGCCCTTGATTTAGGGCGTTTTTTATCTGTTCATATACTACTGGTTGCGGTCATTTGTGCCACAATTTGTGCCAAACCCAACGAGGGTATTCCCATTGATACTCAAACCAACCAATACAAAAAAACAAACCGCTCGGTGCCAAGTCTCGGGTCGGTCTTTCAGACGACCTTCATTATTGCTTTGGCCGTATTCGGTCTGTTGCATCAACTGTCCGGCAGCATCGTAGCCGTAGGCAGTAATTTTGCCGTCCCAGCCGGTTTCTTGGATCAGGTTGTCGGTCGGGTCGTAATCGAGACGGTAGGTTTCGCCGTTTTCGTTGGTGAGGACGGTCAGACGGCGGGCTTTGTCGTAGGCGTAGGCGAAGGTATGGCCCAGCGCGTTGGTGCGTTTGAGCGGCAGTCCGTCCACTGCGAGTTCGTAGGCGGTTTTGGCACCGAGTCCGTCGATGTGGGCGGTCAGACGGTTGAGGCGGTCGTATTCGAAGGTTTCGTGACTGCCGTCGGGATAGTCGGTACGGACGGGGTTGCCTGCTGCGTCGTAATGGTGGCGGGTGGTATGGCCCAGCGCATCGGTAACGGTTTCGAGATCGCCGTATTCGGTGTAACCGAAACGGGTGGTTTCACCGGTACAGTCGGTAAAGCAGACGAGCTGGTCGAGGGTATCGTATTGTAGGCGTCGGGTTTTGCCTAAGGCGTCAGTAATGGTTTCGGGCAGCCATTGGGCGTTGTAGTCGTAGCTGGTGGTGTAACCGGCGGGGTCGGTGATGCTGATGAGGTTGCCGCGTCCGTCGTAGGTATAGGCGGTAATCCTGCCTGCGGGATCGTTGACGGCAACCGGCAGGTTGAGGGTTTCGTGGTAGTCGATTTGGGTGCTGCTGCCGTCCGGCGCGGTGATGGCGATGACGTTGCCTTCGGTATCGTAGAGATAGCGGGTTTCGCGTCCGAGCGGGTCGCGTTCTACGGTAATGCGGCCGTAGTCGTCGCGTTCGCTGTCGCTGCGTTGTCCGTCGGCGTCGATGCGGTAGACGAGTTCGCGGTTTTCGTCGAAACCGTACACTTCCGTCCGCCCCAATGCGTCGGTAACGACGGTATGGTCTTTGCGGTAGTCGAACGTCCATTCTTCGCCGAGGTTGTTGCTGCTTTTAAGCACTTTGCCATCGGTGTCATAACGGTCGTATTCGTAGCGGGATACCAGTCCGTCGGGCTGGCTGTGTTCGACCATGATGTGGTTGCGGTAGGCGAAACCGCGCAGTTTTTTGCCGTCGCGTCCGTAAACGGCGGTCAAATCGCCGTAGCCGTCATAGTCGTAGCGCACCAGTTCCTTGCCGTTGAAGGTGACGGAAGTGAGGCGGTGCGCCGCCGTCGGGGGAGGCGATTTGGCAGAGGTCGTCTGAAAGTTGGTTTTCAGACGACCTCTATGTCAACTGCTAATGAGATTGTTAAAGAACAAATGTTTCAGACGACCTCAAAGAAGATAGTGAGGTCGTCTGAAAAACAGAAACCGCGTGCGTGCTTACCGCACACACCCTACGTCAGGACTGAAGGTTTTGTCCGGGCTACGGCTTGCTATGATTCACTAATAGCATCTATCCATTTATTTTCCAATAACCATTTTTCAACATCATATAAGAAATTAGGGTTAATTTTTTTAAGTATAGGAAATTGTCTTTCTTTTTTCTTCATGGTTTCAAAAAAATATCGATAAAACTCCTTACCTAGTATCTTTCTTTGTGCATCTATATCTTTTTTAATAGGTATAAAATCTTCTTCATAAACAACAATGTCAAATCCAAGGGCATTATAATTATCTTCTTTTGAATATCGAGATTTAGATTTCCAGCCGCTATCTTTTTCTAAACACCTGAAACATAACACTAAATCAAAAGGAAATTCAGTATATTTTTTCAGAATAGGCTGTAAGCCATTCTCTATTTCGCTATCTAATATACTAACTTTACTCCATTTTGGAGAGTCACTCGTAGTTCGTATTTCCATATTCATCTCCTTATCTTAAAAACAAAATAAAACTAATGCTTACATTTATTTCCCGCTGGTAATTTACCCCTTCTCTTAATATATTTAATAATTTTCAACCTTTCCCAACGTTGCATAGCCTTCTTAGGCCCCTTCATGACTCTTATATATTTTAAATTATTTCTATCTAACCATTTTTGAGAATACCGACGCTGAACACCTTTTACAATATTTTTTGTTTCCCCAATTTTCCAAATATCTCCTTTTTTCAACCATATCTTACCCACAGGCTTACGTTTACCCCATTCCATTACAGGGTAAAAACCATCTTTTCTTGCAACAAGATAATAAAGTTCTTTGAGTCCTAAAGGATCAATCCAACTTTGTGTATTGGGGGAAAATTGATAGAAATTTTCTCCTCCT is from Neisseria sicca and encodes:
- the cmr1 gene encoding type III-B CRISPR module RAMP protein Cmr1, which produces MALLIPGFEPPKELPESKEEWQEIYCELVTPLHGGGVVARESDDKLPVRVTAIRGQLRFWWRLLAQQKWNLSGKRLREAEFRLWGGIGEEAAASLVFLRVQIQNKLKEASLSDYAKGLNDPLGYALFTARKTKTGLPEMKLGKEGLQWIVQWRLSEKTNETDKQQVLETLRWWVTLGGLGGRTRRGCGAFKAEGIKLVPTEEMRELGCKILFLGSDKKVKDAWIDAINEWKETRRKDKTEFRRLLGRNDEYSRHLATIFSRPVYDSGQWHGMVIMLPNSSPEVKQILEKTK
- a CDS encoding DEAD/DEAH box helicase, translating into MNPQNETAILSFWHKLEFFTPFDAKIQEGKDKTNKTLTLDQLSKLAVGGQKNLSVTQLLKSEYPNQYLVCSKIYLNLFDFGCLSKSIQNLLQEQLSENEQYTQEAMSADKGETCYARLPINDTGEFDPANIEISTAPWAVGFSMAKGLDSLNFEAFETDCSKLLEKLDELCKQHLAVQKIEQPEVIRAVLSPALLLDIAGRLKEWAYGYCPEPMPTIRIISEWQEQPKKSSDKTPKDQKHAERNGQNHKSDEDVDNLPDEEIGILNSFYAQDIHSIIRQIGEGQSSAALSAYLGTKPDRPATDLYGTEGNKIIWRHLRPKYWNRGRWLSEPQHGLSLMQQFAVNTFFLEGEQPVFSVNGPPGTGKTTLLRDIFAENIVRRATRLAELATAKDAFSGTEKVNGSTVSRLKPELAGFEMIVASSNNAAVENISRDLPKKSSLGATYCTGNHPSYVYLDKIARNLFAKNKQKYDALPPDDDTWGLFSCALGKKGNREKVRQGLFFVPQNHDECKGYDEALHQSIWKWRSGYQGISFAQAQENFKRQLDIVEQKLNDLDDYFILHEETVLNPETNQAALQQQYGTCAKSVQTEKEKLNDARQTRIETQTAELQGIPVHSDFILAVSDAKSRLQAATQKVSMPLTDEDGEQRAYWQNQIESLKHSYPGFFMRLFKRKQCREHRERLAYCYEQLSQLHLAADKRKKSAKQEYEHCTQAVQAAQAALLQEQKRVYQKEITAAENAEKVAEGRLKAAQRQLEQVGIRLAQRQEKWNAYRQYQNRFAHIRLPEKYDELQNDDFQIAGLWQDNELNDARSRLFGCALQLHEAWLAEVAINGGGFGRNLVLISKFLQGSAGLNKEQTLLIWQSLFMVIPVVSSTFASFARQFRDVGAGCLGYLFIDEAGQAVPQAAAGAIWRAKHVMAVGDPIQIEPVFTTPPPLVRTLERIAALPDCANVSPTEVSVQILADRCNAFGASVLRKGESDATWIGSPLRVHRRCADPMFGIANQIAYDNKMVFGNTDPAKRLPPKQDFYLGSSSWVQIAGEAASRQFVQEQADLVIRMLTEIVRHSGGLPDLYIITPFKQIKTELCRQIAGNAALKTIKGLQQWCRMRIGTVHTFQGKEEKMVWLVLGCDAKTDGAAQWAAGKPNLLNVALTRAKHYVFVIGDKDLWAGKKYFDVAAKNLPQIDAREFYSRAEQLSDG
- a CDS encoding helix-turn-helix domain-containing protein, producing the protein MKYKSEIFAAIHETMQGLHDIGVIDKKTMRDFDKSCLTEIKPLSGEDIKAIREREALSQAAFAMYLNIGKNQVSEWERGIKKPSGAALKLLTIVKNKGIEAIA
- a CDS encoding type II toxin-antitoxin system RelE/ParE family toxin: MRIFRNQWITKFAKKHKISDSDLIEAVERAGKGVIDADLGGGVIKQRIARQGQGRSGGYRSLIFFRRGERAFFMTAFAKNDRENITDKELAELKKAAAIILAMTETDIEQAKSNGTFTEIQP
- a CDS encoding tyrosine-type recombinase/integrase — translated: MPKQTLPLTDSQCKKLQPPNQLSDGGGLYLQARGNGKYWRFRYYRPSDNKRDEMPLGVYPEISLKEAREKREELRGLIAKGIDPKLHQQDKVQRQAERQKNTFEAIARKWHSDQVAKPNKWKPDHAQRVIRSLELHIFPDLATRKIDEIMPLEVLGLLQRLESAGKYDKVQKVYDVVNQVFKYAVKLRLSLFNPAAELRGELAKVEQKHYRFIRDPQKLGEVLRAFDGYTGFPQTRALLQLSPYVFARPAELRLLRWCEIDWEAQQYYKDGVNMKNKIDHIVPLSRQALAILDGLKPVTGHYEYVFYNTSKKQPLSEGAIRKALDRLGFLEKTTQHGFRHTASTILNEMGYNADWVERQLAHKDPNTTRAAYNHAKYLEQRADMVQAWADYLDELKAHSGILQETAE
- a CDS encoding RHS repeat protein; translated protein: MRYDYDGYGDLTAVYGRDGKKLRGFAYRNHIMVEHSQPDGLVSRYEYDRYDTDGKVLKSSNNLGEEWTFDYRKDHTVVTDALGRTEVYGFDENRELVYRIDADGQRSDSERDDYGRITVERDPLGRETRYLYDTEGNVIAITAPDGSSTQIDYHETLNLPVAVNDPAGRITAYTYDGRGNLISITDPAGYTTSYDYNAQWLPETITDALGKTRRLQYDTLDQLVCFTDCTGETTRFGYTEYGDLETVTDALGHTTRHHYDAAGNPVRTDYPDGSHETFEYDRLNRLTAHIDGLGAKTAYELAVDGLPLKRTNALGHTFAYAYDKARRLTVLTNENGETYRLDYDPTDNLIQETGWDGKITAYGYDAAGQLMQQTEYGQSNNEGRLKDRPETWHRAVCFFVLVGLSINGNTLVGFGTNCGTNDRNQ